In Paenibacillus sp. G2S3, a single window of DNA contains:
- the feoB gene encoding ferrous iron transport protein B, translated as MSSIALVGNPNTGKTSLFNTLTTSYEYVGNWSGVTVEKKIGNLKNGAGKLIDLPGIYSLHPLSRDEGVAAQYLIEESPEALINIVDASQLERNLLLTLQLLEYGKPTLLGLNMIDVANARGIRINQTLLQSRLGVTVLPLIARTGKGSVQMLSILEESSAIPAVKFKLDYGEVVERAISSIEKELRSIKDLPNHRWVALQLMEQNPVILQFLKSRIDVTRLLNICESCQSELQIKKLALTLPQWIRSNRMEYIRNICAEVLDTTAQKPHNLTERLDSVLTHRFLGLPLFIFFMYALFKTTFDWVGGPLSDIVDGLISGPISDGTNSLLQTIGASSFTHALIVDGIIGGVGGVLVFVPQIFILFLIISFLEDSGYMARVCLLMDSTMERMGLNGKAFIPFIIGFGCNVPAIMAARSIEQPKDRMLTTLLMPLMSCSARLPVYALFAVVFFPEQQAFAVLSMYVMGIVFALILCKVFSKYLFKNESSVFIIELPPYRMPQIKTLSRSTWEKGKGFLRKAGTIILAGSAIIWFMSYAGPGGFDVEMDHSFLAKFGGMIAPLLEPLGFGTWQAGSTLVPGFLAKEVVVSTMNIIYHAPDTAGLENQISQVFTPLSAISFMAFILLYIPCLATVGVIKKETASWKWTFFSIGYSLALAYIVSFVIFQGGRLLGWS; from the coding sequence TTGAGTTCTATAGCTCTTGTAGGCAATCCCAATACAGGGAAGACCTCTCTCTTCAATACATTAACGACTTCATACGAATATGTAGGAAACTGGTCAGGGGTTACGGTTGAGAAAAAGATCGGAAATCTGAAGAACGGGGCAGGCAAGCTCATTGATTTGCCCGGCATCTATTCTCTTCACCCACTCTCACGCGATGAAGGGGTCGCAGCCCAATATCTTATAGAAGAATCCCCAGAAGCATTGATTAATATCGTGGATGCCTCCCAGCTGGAACGTAATCTGCTGCTCACACTTCAACTACTTGAGTATGGCAAGCCTACTTTACTCGGTCTTAATATGATTGACGTCGCTAATGCCCGTGGTATTCGTATCAATCAAACCCTTTTACAATCAAGATTGGGTGTAACGGTCCTCCCCCTTATAGCAAGAACTGGTAAAGGCAGCGTACAGATGCTCAGCATCCTAGAGGAATCGTCAGCAATTCCTGCTGTAAAGTTCAAGCTAGATTATGGTGAGGTAGTCGAACGAGCAATATCTTCTATAGAAAAGGAATTACGTTCTATAAAAGATCTACCCAATCATCGTTGGGTCGCTCTACAGCTAATGGAGCAGAATCCCGTTATACTTCAGTTCCTGAAATCACGTATAGATGTTACGAGACTGCTGAATATCTGTGAATCTTGTCAGAGTGAGCTACAAATCAAAAAACTCGCCCTGACACTCCCGCAATGGATTCGCTCGAACCGCATGGAATACATTCGCAATATTTGTGCCGAAGTCCTTGATACGACAGCTCAGAAGCCCCATAACTTGACAGAAAGATTAGATTCGGTGCTGACCCATCGCTTTTTGGGACTGCCCTTATTCATTTTCTTTATGTATGCTCTCTTTAAGACTACATTTGACTGGGTTGGCGGCCCCCTATCGGATATCGTAGATGGCTTGATTTCCGGCCCTATTAGTGATGGAACAAACTCGCTGCTTCAGACCATTGGTGCCTCTAGCTTCACGCATGCATTAATCGTAGATGGCATCATCGGTGGCGTAGGCGGTGTACTGGTGTTTGTTCCGCAAATCTTCATTCTCTTTTTGATCATTTCCTTCCTGGAGGATTCCGGTTACATGGCAAGGGTCTGCTTGTTGATGGACAGCACCATGGAAAGAATGGGACTGAACGGAAAAGCATTCATTCCCTTCATCATTGGTTTTGGTTGCAATGTACCAGCCATTATGGCGGCGCGAAGCATCGAACAGCCCAAAGACCGTATGCTGACAACCCTGTTAATGCCGCTGATGTCTTGTTCTGCAAGATTACCTGTTTATGCATTATTCGCAGTTGTATTCTTCCCTGAGCAACAAGCGTTTGCCGTTCTCTCTATGTATGTTATGGGTATTGTTTTTGCCCTAATTCTTTGTAAGGTATTCTCTAAATACTTATTCAAAAATGAATCCTCCGTCTTCATCATCGAACTCCCTCCTTACCGTATGCCGCAGATCAAAACCTTATCGCGCAGCACTTGGGAGAAGGGCAAAGGGTTCCTTCGTAAAGCGGGAACGATTATTCTAGCTGGCTCAGCAATTATTTGGTTTATGTCTTATGCTGGTCCTGGTGGATTTGATGTTGAAATGGATCATAGCTTCCTAGCTAAATTCGGAGGCATGATTGCACCACTACTGGAACCGCTTGGTTTCGGAACGTGGCAGGCTGGCTCTACCTTGGTTCCAGGATTTTTAGCGAAAGAGGTCGTTGTGTCTACGATGAATATCATTTATCACGCACCGGACACCGCTGGATTAGAGAATCAAATCTCACAAGTCTTTACACCGTTGAGTGCAATCAGCTTTATGGCCTTTATCCTATTATATATTCCTTGTCTGGCCACTGTAGGGGTTATCAAAAAG
- a CDS encoding FeoA family protein, whose protein sequence is MSFGGITIATSTCCSLLELQPGAAGNIHKIEGMNPILRRRLADLGVSEGVSIRLKGKGPFWGPITLECNGQLFAIRRKEASLIEVNVS, encoded by the coding sequence ATCTCTTTTGGAGGGATTACAATAGCTACTTCTACCTGCTGTTCCTTACTGGAATTACAACCTGGTGCTGCTGGAAATATTCATAAAATAGAAGGAATGAACCCCATTCTACGCCGTCGTCTTGCTGATCTCGGAGTGTCAGAGGGTGTGAGCATTCGTCTTAAAGGAAAGGGACCTTTTTGGGGACCGATTACACTTGAATGTAACGGACAGCTGTTCGCCATCCGCCGAAAAGAAGCTTCCCTGATTGAGGTGAACGTATCTTGA
- a CDS encoding aldolase catalytic domain-containing protein produces the protein MKTNQCKIVDCTIRDGGLVNNWDFSVEFVQNLYAGLNEAGVDYMEIGYKNSPKLLKGAEGAGPWRFLNDDFLRKVIPQKGHTKLSALVDIGRVDENDILPRSESMLDLIRVACYSKDVEKALQLVQTFHDLGYETTINIMALSNVMENELLEAFEMIRESVVDVVYIVDSYGSLDHNDINYLVEKFKTHLPNKRLGVHTHNNLQLAFSNTLIAAEKGVELLDASCYGMGRAAGNCPTELLVTHLKNTRYTLRPVIDIIERLMIPLREKEEWGYIIPYMITGTLDEHPRSAMALRASADKDKAVDFYDKLTTPEVNFGDK, from the coding sequence ATGAAGACTAATCAATGTAAGATTGTTGACTGCACCATTCGCGATGGGGGGCTAGTTAACAACTGGGATTTCAGTGTGGAATTTGTGCAAAATTTGTATGCCGGCTTGAATGAGGCTGGTGTTGACTATATGGAAATCGGTTATAAGAACTCCCCTAAACTGCTCAAAGGAGCAGAAGGTGCTGGACCATGGCGTTTTCTGAACGATGATTTCTTACGTAAGGTTATCCCGCAAAAGGGACATACTAAGCTTTCCGCTCTGGTTGATATCGGTCGTGTGGATGAGAATGATATTTTACCTCGCAGCGAAAGTATGCTGGATCTAATTCGTGTGGCTTGTTATAGCAAAGATGTGGAGAAAGCCTTGCAGCTGGTACAAACATTCCATGATCTAGGCTATGAGACAACGATCAACATTATGGCTTTGTCTAATGTAATGGAGAATGAATTATTAGAAGCTTTCGAAATGATTCGTGAGAGCGTAGTTGATGTGGTATACATTGTGGATTCATACGGTAGTCTAGATCACAATGATATCAATTACTTGGTTGAGAAGTTCAAGACTCATCTGCCAAACAAACGCCTGGGCGTTCATACCCATAATAATCTTCAACTGGCGTTCTCCAATACATTGATTGCTGCTGAGAAAGGTGTAGAGCTGCTGGACGCTTCCTGTTATGGAATGGGACGTGCTGCCGGAAATTGTCCTACCGAGCTGCTTGTGACTCATTTGAAGAATACACGCTACACTTTGCGTCCTGTAATTGATATTATTGAACGTCTGATGATTCCTTTACGTGAAAAGGAAGAGTGGGGCTATATCATTCCTTACATGATCACTGGAACGCTTGATGAGCATCCACGTTCGGCTATGGCGCTTCGCGCATCAGCGGATAAGGATAAAGCGGTTGATTTCTATGATAAGCTTACAACGCCAGAGGTTAACTTCGGCGATAAATAA
- a CDS encoding EAL domain-containing protein, protein MRQEEKKTIQAAIIGALLFLFIQIFHTSLNRLDNWDIVSALYLIVGCCTVAFGFAIFAQGWLFFSSRLSKGRLYVAALFGGICIIDFLHTLGFVAFPLISSFITPEESRWLLTFSRLSSGLGILFIFSREDKPVTVIEKRNVFRIAFMLIVLFIALFVFIHSAVPDLFTKPWMSTIKQFVDLAVLFVYLAGVAVIVFPGHNEKSASLLVIIRALIFFSLGQAFFMTPLSGGNIDDLFGMLCSGVAYYQLLTGVYRLTIEEPFYEKQLAEERINYLAYHDDLTGLPNRRRLTQRVEEMIDAGETDTCDQFSALAIMNINHFKNINDSLGHYAGDLLLKLVSERLGNEARPSEELYSMGADEFAFLMTERASLGECLARATELLRLFEAPVNIESGEYHISLSLGMSIYPGDGETAEHLIQNADTAVHNAKEQGVEIRRYIPAMQMKAKERLKLENDLRRALERNEFYLLYQPKVQLETEEIVGMEALLRWNHPKRGIVSPNEFIPLAEDSGLIVPIGEWVLKTACLQTKQWQLAGYQPICVSINLSMRQFLQPNLAGKIHSILSDIGLDPSYVDLEITESMTLDKETAFDQLKRLKDLGVFISIDDFGTGYSSLHYLKDMPIDRLKIDRSFVSEVMEDSNNAAIVSTITSMAHHLKLKVTAEGVENKEQLQFLREQHCHEAQGFLFSKPIQADEFEAIFLKKAPLGASL, encoded by the coding sequence ATGAGACAAGAAGAGAAAAAGACAATTCAAGCGGCTATAATAGGAGCCTTACTGTTCCTATTCATTCAAATTTTCCATACATCGCTAAACCGATTGGACAATTGGGATATTGTTTCTGCACTCTATCTCATTGTTGGCTGCTGTACAGTCGCTTTTGGATTTGCGATATTTGCACAGGGCTGGTTGTTTTTCTCTAGCAGATTATCTAAAGGAAGATTATATGTCGCTGCTCTTTTTGGTGGAATATGTATTATTGATTTCTTGCATACACTTGGTTTTGTAGCATTTCCATTGATTTCATCGTTTATAACCCCTGAGGAATCAAGGTGGCTGCTTACCTTTTCACGACTATCCAGCGGGCTGGGTATATTGTTTATTTTTAGTAGAGAAGACAAACCTGTGACCGTTATCGAAAAAAGAAATGTATTCAGAATCGCCTTCATGTTGATTGTGCTCTTTATCGCATTATTTGTTTTTATCCACTCGGCAGTGCCAGATTTATTTACTAAGCCTTGGATGAGTACAATTAAACAATTCGTTGATCTGGCAGTGCTTTTTGTTTATTTAGCAGGTGTTGCTGTCATCGTGTTTCCTGGGCATAATGAAAAGTCAGCCTCGCTGCTTGTGATTATTCGGGCACTTATCTTTTTCTCGCTAGGCCAGGCTTTTTTTATGACTCCCTTAAGTGGCGGGAATATTGATGATCTCTTTGGGATGTTATGTAGCGGAGTTGCATATTACCAGTTGCTTACCGGCGTGTATCGCCTGACGATTGAAGAGCCATTTTACGAGAAACAGTTGGCTGAAGAACGGATCAATTATTTGGCGTATCATGATGATTTAACAGGACTTCCAAATAGACGTCGGCTGACACAGCGTGTAGAAGAAATGATTGATGCTGGAGAGACGGACACATGCGATCAATTCTCAGCTTTGGCCATTATGAATATTAATCATTTTAAGAATATAAATGACTCTCTAGGACATTATGCCGGAGACCTTTTATTAAAATTGGTGTCCGAGCGGCTTGGTAATGAAGCTAGACCGAGTGAAGAGCTGTATAGCATGGGAGCGGACGAGTTTGCTTTTCTAATGACAGAAAGAGCAAGTCTTGGAGAATGCTTGGCGCGAGCTACTGAGTTACTTAGATTATTTGAAGCACCCGTAAATATAGAATCTGGCGAGTACCATATCTCGCTTAGCTTGGGGATGAGTATTTATCCTGGTGACGGGGAAACTGCTGAACATCTAATTCAAAATGCAGATACTGCGGTTCATAATGCGAAGGAACAGGGAGTGGAGATTCGTCGTTACATCCCAGCCATGCAGATGAAGGCAAAGGAACGACTGAAGCTGGAAAATGACCTTCGAAGAGCGCTCGAGCGTAATGAGTTCTATCTCTTATATCAGCCAAAGGTGCAGCTGGAGACGGAAGAGATTGTAGGTATGGAGGCTTTATTGCGCTGGAATCATCCGAAGCGTGGAATTGTCTCACCTAATGAGTTTATTCCATTAGCTGAGGATAGTGGGCTGATTGTTCCGATTGGGGAATGGGTACTGAAGACGGCATGTCTTCAAACTAAACAGTGGCAGCTAGCAGGCTACCAGCCGATATGCGTCTCTATCAACTTATCTATGCGTCAATTCCTTCAGCCGAACCTGGCTGGTAAAATTCATTCCATTCTAAGCGATATTGGATTGGATCCAAGTTATGTCGATCTTGAAATTACAGAGAGTATGACATTGGACAAAGAAACGGCTTTTGATCAGCTGAAGCGCTTGAAGGATCTAGGCGTATTCATTAGCATCGATGATTTTGGTACAGGCTATAGCTCATTGCACTATTTGAAGGATATGCCGATCGACAGGCTGAAGATTGACAGATCGTTTGTCTCCGAGGTGATGGAGGATAGTAATAATGCCGCTATAGTCTCCACGATTACTTCTATGGCGCATCATTTGAAGCTTAAGGTTACAGCAGAAGGGGTGGAGAACAAGGAGCAGCTGCAGTTTTTGCGCGAGCAGCATTGCCATGAAGCTCAAGGATTTTTGTTTAGTAAACCTATTCAAGCGGACGAATTTGAGGCAATATTTTTAAAAAAGGCTCCGCTCGGCGCTTCCTTGTAA
- a CDS encoding dipeptidase, giving the protein MSYETYFSTHRDEHLEELKQWLKIPSISALSEHKDDVLAAAHWLTDTLKKAGLENIELHPTAGHPVIYADYLHAPGKPTILVYGHYDVQPVDPLNLWTTPPFEPEIRDGKLYARGATDDKGQVFIHLKAIEAILKQEGTLPVNIKLCIEGEEEIGSANLPPFLEANKEKLAADAVLVSDTSLLERGRPAICTGLRGLGSLEVSVTTALTDLHSGSYGGGVPNALHALVSLLSSLHDDKGRVSVEGFYDGVPELSPMLREEFVKQGVNEDKIREGLGLDALYGEEGYSFVERIGARPTLELNGVYGGFQGEGSKTVIPKEAHAKITCRLVGDQDPQHILDAVEAHLKANIQTGAKVHVKQMEKARAFNIDPSNPILQTAADAYGKVYGTRALFTKDGGSIPIMESFSRVLEAPVVLMGFGLDDENLHAPDEHFNLENFDKGLLTIVEFLKTV; this is encoded by the coding sequence ATGTCATACGAAACGTATTTTTCAACACACCGGGATGAACATCTCGAAGAATTAAAACAATGGCTCAAGATTCCAAGTATTTCTGCCTTGTCAGAGCATAAGGACGATGTACTAGCTGCAGCCCATTGGCTGACAGACACACTAAAGAAAGCCGGACTTGAGAACATTGAACTTCATCCCACAGCGGGACATCCCGTCATATATGCTGACTATCTTCATGCTCCGGGTAAGCCAACCATTCTTGTATACGGACATTACGATGTGCAGCCAGTAGATCCGCTAAATCTGTGGACCACGCCTCCATTTGAACCTGAGATCCGTGACGGCAAGCTGTATGCACGCGGAGCAACGGATGACAAAGGACAAGTGTTCATTCACCTCAAAGCGATTGAAGCGATTCTGAAACAAGAAGGCACTCTTCCTGTTAACATCAAGCTCTGCATCGAAGGCGAAGAAGAAATCGGTAGCGCAAATCTCCCTCCATTCCTGGAAGCTAACAAAGAGAAGCTGGCTGCGGATGCAGTACTAGTCTCCGATACTTCCCTGCTGGAACGTGGTCGCCCTGCAATTTGCACAGGACTACGTGGCCTAGGATCACTTGAAGTGAGCGTAACTACAGCTCTTACAGACCTTCACTCCGGATCTTACGGCGGTGGCGTTCCAAATGCACTGCACGCTCTCGTGTCCTTGCTCAGCTCCCTTCATGACGACAAAGGTCGTGTTTCTGTTGAAGGCTTCTATGATGGTGTACCCGAACTTTCTCCAATGCTTCGTGAGGAATTCGTGAAGCAAGGCGTAAATGAAGATAAAATCCGTGAAGGACTTGGACTCGATGCATTATACGGCGAAGAAGGTTATTCCTTTGTAGAACGTATTGGTGCTCGCCCAACACTTGAGCTTAACGGTGTCTATGGCGGTTTCCAAGGCGAAGGTAGCAAGACGGTTATCCCGAAAGAAGCACATGCCAAGATTACCTGCCGTCTCGTTGGCGATCAGGATCCACAGCATATTCTTGATGCTGTTGAGGCGCATCTGAAGGCTAATATCCAAACCGGAGCGAAAGTACATGTGAAGCAAATGGAAAAGGCACGTGCCTTTAACATCGATCCATCGAACCCTATACTGCAAACTGCAGCAGACGCTTACGGCAAAGTATACGGAACCCGCGCCCTCTTCACCAAAGACGGTGGCTCCATTCCGATCATGGAAAGCTTCTCCCGTGTACTTGAAGCACCAGTGGTCCTGATGGGCTTTGGTCTTGATGATGAGAACCTGCATGCACCGGATGAGCATTTCAACCTGGAGAACTTTGATAAGGGACTGCTCACCATTGTTGAGTTCTTGAAGACTGTTTAA
- a CDS encoding SDR family NAD(P)-dependent oxidoreductase — protein MKKTIAILGAGPGLGLSIAKKFGANGFQVALISRNADKLNTLVEELRSLNIEAAAFPADVYNKEQVIAAFRDIKAKYGFIDVLEFSPTSGNYPPTPASQVTEENALDAFQALVVGAIRSVEQVLPEMLEKRSGALLFTTGLSSIYPMQMMGNVGIALSGLRNYALNLHADLSPQGIYVGHLALGVFIKPGTATDPGLIADAWYDMYVNKDKAEDTFPQGVTPATIIW, from the coding sequence ATGAAAAAAACGATAGCTATCCTGGGTGCTGGCCCGGGCTTAGGACTCTCCATCGCCAAAAAATTCGGAGCAAATGGATTTCAAGTCGCCTTAATCTCTCGTAATGCAGATAAATTAAATACCCTCGTAGAAGAGCTTCGATCACTGAATATCGAGGCCGCTGCTTTTCCAGCAGATGTATACAATAAAGAACAAGTAATTGCTGCCTTCCGCGACATCAAGGCGAAATACGGCTTTATCGATGTGCTTGAGTTCAGCCCTACAAGTGGCAACTACCCGCCTACTCCAGCTTCTCAAGTTACTGAGGAGAATGCACTAGATGCTTTCCAAGCTCTGGTTGTAGGCGCGATCAGAAGCGTAGAGCAAGTATTGCCTGAAATGCTGGAGAAACGCAGCGGAGCGCTACTATTCACCACCGGTCTGTCCTCCATCTATCCGATGCAGATGATGGGTAATGTAGGTATCGCACTAAGTGGACTAAGAAATTATGCCCTCAATCTTCATGCTGACTTATCTCCTCAAGGAATCTATGTAGGACATCTTGCTCTAGGCGTATTTATCAAGCCAGGCACAGCTACAGATCCGGGGCTCATTGCTGACGCTTGGTATGACATGTATGTAAATAAAGACAAAGCGGAAGACACTTTTCCTCAAGGTGTGACGCCGGCTACAATCATCTGGTAA
- a CDS encoding helix-turn-helix domain-containing protein — translation MEHSMDEPIRLMPTLEDCSITRQILDRVGDKWSVLIIVNLGAEALRFKELQRRSGGISQRMLTQTLRHLERDGIVWRKVTPTVPLTVEYGLTSLGESLLDPLTALVEWVNRNNAEIAKARIGYDSQHETQE, via the coding sequence ATGGAACATTCAATGGACGAACCCATTCGGCTCATGCCGACGCTGGAGGATTGCTCCATTACCCGCCAAATTCTCGACAGGGTTGGGGACAAATGGAGTGTGCTCATCATTGTCAATTTGGGTGCAGAAGCATTGCGGTTTAAAGAACTGCAGCGGCGTTCTGGTGGTATATCACAACGGATGCTGACCCAGACCCTGCGTCATTTAGAAAGAGATGGTATAGTTTGGCGTAAAGTCACACCTACGGTACCTTTGACTGTTGAATATGGTCTGACGAGTTTAGGAGAGTCCTTACTGGATCCTCTAACCGCTCTTGTAGAGTGGGTCAATAGAAACAACGCTGAAATCGCCAAAGCGCGTATCGGGTATGATAGTCAGCACGAAACGCAAGAGTAA
- a CDS encoding RNA methyltransferase codes for MELRCLFGEEVPSSIFKSEVEVDVSRSPFIKERIDVMYEGDSLPEIYDQTEQVELGGKTFKVIFVKTNDLSPADKIEYDERRVIEREIGLRIEGEADVNHPELVYGIVTLGGRWYFGSYHKNKATWFRQMKKPRSYSIALSTRVARAAVNIAVPNPEGIRAIDPCCGIGTVMVEALSMGINMVGRDINPQIAIGARTNIAHFGFTSEVTLGDIADITEHYDVAIVDMPYNLYSSITPEEQFAILVNARRIADRVVIVAIEPMDEMITEAGFTIIDRCEAKKGLFSRHLMLCQ; via the coding sequence ATGGAGCTTCGTTGTCTTTTTGGTGAGGAAGTGCCTTCTTCAATCTTTAAGAGTGAGGTAGAGGTGGATGTAAGCCGTAGTCCCTTCATTAAAGAACGAATTGATGTCATGTACGAGGGAGATAGCTTGCCTGAGATTTATGATCAGACGGAGCAGGTGGAGCTTGGCGGTAAGACGTTTAAGGTTATTTTTGTGAAGACCAATGATCTATCCCCTGCGGACAAAATAGAATATGATGAGCGTAGAGTGATCGAGCGAGAAATCGGGCTGCGTATTGAAGGGGAAGCGGATGTAAACCATCCTGAGTTGGTATACGGTATTGTTACGCTGGGCGGTCGTTGGTACTTTGGATCTTATCATAAGAACAAAGCCACCTGGTTCCGTCAAATGAAAAAGCCACGCAGCTACTCTATCGCGCTTAGCACACGAGTAGCCCGAGCTGCGGTCAATATAGCCGTTCCGAATCCGGAAGGGATAAGAGCGATCGATCCTTGCTGCGGCATCGGAACAGTAATGGTAGAAGCCCTGTCGATGGGAATCAATATGGTCGGACGTGACATTAACCCACAGATCGCTATCGGTGCTAGAACGAATATTGCTCATTTTGGATTCACAAGTGAGGTAACGCTTGGGGATATTGCTGATATCACAGAACATTACGACGTAGCTATTGTAGATATGCCTTATAATCTATATTCTAGTATTACACCTGAGGAACAGTTTGCGATTCTAGTGAATGCACGCCGTATTGCAGATCGAGTGGTTATCGTTGCGATTGAGCCGATGGATGAGATGATCACTGAAGCTGGATTTACTATAATCGACCGTTGTGAAGCTAAAAAAGGTTTGTTCTCCCGTCATTTAATGCTTTGCCAGTAA
- a CDS encoding NUDIX hydrolase: MEQKWLTWAKEIQAIAQTGLTYAKDVYDIERYQALRELSVDILANYTYESKERIRLSFASDGGYSTPKVDIRGVVFQEDRILLVREKLDGKWALPGGWGDIGLSPSEVVVKEIQEESGFETEAIRLLAVLDKKFHNHPPEPYHVYKFFILCRIVGGEAMRGVETSEVSFFAEDELPELSVERNTEAQIRTMFEYLRNPEKVVILD; encoded by the coding sequence ATGGAGCAGAAATGGTTAACCTGGGCTAAAGAAATACAGGCCATCGCACAGACTGGACTAACTTATGCTAAAGATGTCTATGATATAGAACGGTATCAAGCTTTGCGGGAGCTAAGTGTGGATATCCTCGCTAATTATACGTACGAAAGCAAGGAGAGAATAAGACTCTCCTTTGCTAGTGATGGTGGCTATTCTACGCCGAAAGTGGATATCCGCGGTGTTGTTTTTCAGGAAGACAGAATTCTGCTTGTCCGCGAGAAATTGGATGGAAAGTGGGCGCTTCCCGGGGGCTGGGGAGACATCGGTCTGTCACCGAGTGAAGTCGTTGTTAAGGAGATTCAAGAGGAATCAGGATTTGAGACAGAAGCAATTCGCTTGCTTGCTGTTCTAGATAAGAAATTTCATAACCATCCTCCGGAGCCGTATCACGTGTACAAGTTTTTTATTTTGTGCAGAATTGTAGGCGGCGAGGCGATGCGAGGGGTGGAGACGAGTGAAGTATCTTTTTTTGCTGAAGATGAACTGCCTGAGCTCTCAGTAGAGAGGAATACAGAGGCGCAGATTCGGACGATGTTTGAATATTTACGAAATCCAGAAAAAGTAGTAATATTGGACTAA
- a CDS encoding ASCH domain-containing protein, giving the protein MSNETKIKLFWEEYTQLHPQAADNYEAWAFGDSPQMADELLDLVIRGIKTGTASNYEIYAVCDETLPEIGRHSILLDGHGNPQAVIVTTDVQITPFDEVGADFAYSEGEDDRTLESWRHEHEIFFSRESLTFLKKPFDPKMKVVCENFRLVYSKS; this is encoded by the coding sequence ATGAGCAACGAAACGAAGATTAAGCTTTTTTGGGAAGAATACACCCAGCTTCATCCACAAGCAGCAGATAACTACGAAGCTTGGGCCTTTGGCGACAGCCCTCAAATGGCCGATGAACTGCTGGATCTGGTGATCCGCGGGATTAAGACAGGAACCGCTTCGAACTATGAAATTTATGCAGTCTGTGACGAGACCTTACCGGAAATTGGTCGACACAGTATTTTGCTGGATGGTCATGGTAATCCGCAAGCCGTGATCGTTACGACAGATGTGCAAATCACACCCTTTGATGAGGTAGGCGCTGACTTTGCCTATAGCGAAGGCGAGGATGACAGAACGCTAGAGTCGTGGCGCCATGAGCATGAGATTTTCTTCAGCAGAGAATCCTTAACTTTCTTGAAGAAGCCTTTTGATCCAAAGATGAAGGTAGTTTGCGAGAACTTTAGACTGGTATATTCGAAATCTTGA